The following DNA comes from Solea solea chromosome 6, fSolSol10.1, whole genome shotgun sequence.
TACTTGAGAAACGCACGCAAACAAGTGAAGATAACTAGGTATTTTAAGTTGTACTAACTAGCGTTTCCTTCGTAGAGTACACTTATAAATGAGTTTAAGCAACTAAAACAATCAAGTAGTGTGTACTTGATAACTTATTTTAGATGTACTTTCGACTTAGTAAAGATTACTCAGAATTACTATTTTCATCTACTAAATTATTGCATGTGAAATTAACTCGTGGTGTTTAGTCCATATAACACACGTATCTAAGTTGGACTAACTTAGCATTTCTAAGTTATATTTACTTGAATAGCAATGTGACGTACTTGCTAAAGTATATAGGCAATCTAAGTGGCTCAAATATCTATACAGGAATGAAAAACAGGTTCCAATCTCAcaaaataatctgaatatataaataaatcaaggtCAAGTTCAATTATatcaattgttttttattattttaaagattgCCTTTAATGACATCAAAACACTTTAATACTGTAACATCAGGGAGTTAACTCTATGACACTGATCATACAACATGATCAGtatctttttttaacctgttCATGGCTTACAGCTCTTAACATCGTGGCTCAGCACAAACAATGGCATTGGAGGCATACTCTGTAAAAGTGAACAAACAGCCTAAAAACTGTAATAACTAAAGTATTAagaagtattaaaaaaaaaaaaaaaaacatgccgaCAAGTGCAAAGTGCGCGCAAAAACCCTGAGAGGGTACCTGGCACCTGTCTACTTAgtgaacaataaaaaagaactgaatccaaaaaaaaaaaacaagtgagatTTGCCAAATGTCACCGCTCGTACATTTGCATTCTAACTCAACAAGAGATTATTAAGACTTTGCAGTTTTGGTGGGAATTTCCTCTCTCCCAAGCCAAGCATCACTCACTCTTTGAATAAAACGGAAAGTGTTTTTCATGGCTTTAGGGTAGTCCAAATGTAATGCATATGACAGTCCAGACAGGTAGGTTCTGGAGATTATCCATTACAATACCTCCCTCAACAATGATGGCAGTAGACACTGGGTGAAGGTGGGGCTGATTTGGAGTGAGTTGCACATCTTCACGGACAACAGTCAGCACCCCAACGCATACTTCCGCCCAGGTCTCATCAGTGTCACAATCCTGTgatgaaaccaaacaaaaacattacattacaacagaGAAATGTTGTAAATTGTCAATTTCGAAAATGTCACCATTTCATCTGTCCTGCTGACACTGCCTTCCAGCCTTGTGCATTAAAGGAATACTCCGGCGATTTGGGAGTTAACCCTTTCTCTATGGCTGGGTGATTAAtcgatatttaaaaaatgaatatcgatttttttttcctttaacttGGGTAAAAACGGTCGTCTACTGCTCTCTCAGCTCCTGTCCCCTCCGCTACAttaccccccctcccccacttcttatctgacaatatcaacatggcagcgtgcaaGGAAAACAGCAAGAGTGCCGTCCAACACTTAAAACGTGGGTTAGTCtccaattaccagggaaatgtctaaaatctcaatatttaacaggagtctgatGTGTTTAGGGACTGCACCACTGATTGCGAGCGGCGAGCtaccgctgtatgtgactgtatcagaccgagtctgtgctccggagacctccgacacaaggatcaagccgaacagtagaacatttaaaaatacttaacaatcccataaacgtgggttaatctccgaCAATTCATATTCGtatgaataattattttgtctttagcagtttaaaaaaaatcgaTTTCAATAAAAAATCGGATTTTAGactatatcgcccagccctacctTTCTCTATCATTTTCATAGTGAGACAACATGACCAAtatctttcttttgtttctgttcgTCCAGTAGCTGGCTTTCAGCTCTTCACATCGCGGCTTAGCTCAATGCAAACAATGGCAGTGGCTAGAAGTCAGTGGCATACTctgtaaaagtaaacaaaatattCACTGCAACTtagaggggagagaggaggaaacctGCACCAAAGCGCTCTTTCCAAATAAAACCCCAGATGATGTGGTTTGGACTCAGCCTTGATATGTGATACATCTCTACCAGGTGAACTACCAGACGAACCAATTGCATCtgcatttaaaacataataCTTATATTAGCATATTATACCCATctcatacttttatttatttatttctgtctgcTATGGACCCTCTTGGGGGGCTTCAATAAAGTTTGGATTGAATTGACTGTGTTAATGATATGAACCAGTGACTAAATGATAATTTAGAGTCTAATCTGGGAATCTAATCTGTAAAAAGTGGGAAACATTGACAAAGAGCTGACGTGAAATGTGTTGTATatgaaaaagaagaattatTCTTTATTTCAGTAAGCAAAAGAtggatacacacatacatacacatcatTTCATATGAGCACCATTTCATTGGAATTATGCACAATCATATCACAGTTTCAGGATGATTTGGATCAGCGTGGCagtatttacagaaaaaaacaagatttatcCACTTACATACAGAGAAAATAGCACCGGGTTGAGAACTTGCTGGACTTGTGGCTATAATGCGTGTACAGTACAACTACACAGTGCATCTGGGATGTTTTTTAACAGTTAGTGTGCAAACATCTCTGGTCTGTTGTTGCATGCTGTCATTATCACTCATGTAATAAATCTGCAATTATTAACATACAACGTGCACaacaatgttttcatgtttccaGTGCCTTTTAACATGCATGATTTCAACATTTGATGACTCAAACATGTTTGGCAAGTACTTGTACTTGTTTTACTCGTAAAAATCACTTAAGCTTAGTTAGTAACATAAGAAAATCATGAAACAGGAGGAAACTGATGAAACATGCAGGTGCTACCTCTGAGAACTATAGTCCATATCCTGCTGATATAATGGTGTGTTCAGACAAAATAAGCTTTATTTTACTCTGGCTGATATTTGGTTGCAAACAGGGATTTGATAatacacgatattatcacattaTGATAAAAAGCACTAACAATCATTTTAATGAGGTGAATTTCTATTGAAAGGATTACAGTGAACGGGGAAAATCAGTCATGTTCTTAACTCTTAACTCTTAACTTcaaaagtgccacaagggggagccagTCATTCCAGGAGCTCTTGATTTAgttttgtaatatttaaatgtaaacaaatgttcgTCTGCAACATTCAAACGATTGTTAAAGGAGTTGCTGAttgtttttcatgtctgtggagacatgaCAGCGCAGGTGAGACTgaagagtaaagtgagacagcttcatACATTTGTACTAagactgaaaacaccaagaagtgCTTCATGAGAAGtggattctgctgctgctgctgaaacaaaCCTGGACGTTCATTCGGACTTTAAcgacatttttatcacaatcacaatttgaTGCTCTCTGGTACATCGTCATGCGTTATTGAAAATGCATGTTCCCTGGCCTGAACAGCTGCCTGACtaggtgtctgtgtgttcaataacagctgctgctgtttccttcaccatgcagctccaCTTAAGGTTCCTGGATGCAATCTGGATGAGTATCACTACATTAAAGGACTGATATACAACGGATAGCTTAGCAAACTACTGTAGAAACAACATCAGAAGACACCACCGCTTCTTTCTCTCGCTTCGCTCACTCTCGCGAtgcgtgtgttcatgtgtgagaGTTGTGAAGCTCAGGAGAGACAACACTAGGTCATACACAACAGGGTCTTAGAGACACAGTTCAATAGAGgttccacactggagctttattattattattatttttcatgtgggattttttttaatcaaaatgtatAATGTGTTTTGGAGTCTCTAAATGTTGTTATCCGCTCATGCCtgttagcaacagcagcaacacttgCACAAAATGCAAGTGATACTCAGATATTACGTCATCTGCATGTGCACAGATGTGGACTGATGAAAGtaaagcacagagagagagagagagagagagaaagctccagaaaaaaatataaaagaatttATATTAAAGCATATTTTCACAATTATCTCAATCATTTGTGAATCACAGTATTTTGGGAAGGCGAATAGTGACCTTAAATGTATTTCCAGAACATGCCCAGTATTTCCTACATTTTACCGACTTCTTTTCAAACCCATTTTGCTCTTTCTGTCAAGTAAAGATAGTCGCACATTTGTGGCCAATGTTGAAACAACTTCACCGCATGtacagtttgtgtgtctgtttattaAGACTTGCCTTGGTCTGAACACATCATAAAATCCTCTGCatgacaaacacaacatcatGAAATACTCTAAGTAAAGACAATGAGAACCTTATCCATAGAGAGTATGCACAACAAAGTGCAGATGAAAAGTGGTACATCAGTGTTCCCGTGGCTCTGTGAGTTACAGTACTATTTCATTATTAGATAATGATAGATAGGAGAATAAATGTGCGTTCACTGGAAGGATTGCTAAGATAAAGTAAAGGCTTGATGCAAATTTGCACGTTTTCGTGGATTTCAGTGGATGAACGTGAATTACACAAATCCTGCGTGGTCGCTCGCTTTGGTCGCTTTAAAGTTGAAATATTTCAACTAAATTATCATTAATAATGATTTAGCAACATCACGAAAGCGAGTGTTGAGAGTCTGTTCCAATCTCCTGATGTCATTTCACAAATGGAGGacgaagaggatgaagaaggaTGAGGGCGGGCCACAAAGCAAGCACAAAGTGCGAGTCACTAGAGTCAAAGTTTTGGCCACACTCTTGTTGATTGCCTGTTGATTAGGCAAGAATTCTCTGGATACTATTCAGTCACGTTGAATAGTAAGTTAAACAGCGTGAAAAATCGCATAGAGTTCGGCGTGAACGCACCATAATGGCTGCTGCAGTGTCTTAACTTGCATTTTACAATATGAAAATCAAGTAATTAGTCTATTCTATAATTTCACGTACTAATACGAAGCAGTACAAAGTGTGCGTGTCAGATACAACATCACCAGTTATAACATCTTAACTGGAATATGCCTATAAAACAAAGAGTACTAAGAGTCTTAATAAGCCTTGTGTTACACAAGGTCATTCTTCAAGGAACGCTGGTGAACAGGTTTATCTTGTCCTCTGTCATGTCCTCACTGGGGGATCTAAGTTTGGTTTATCGCCCCTCCACATTCAAGTCTGTAGGAGTGCGACGCTGACTCCCTCCTAAAGGGTTGACCTGTGCTTAGAGACACtctctggagctgctggtgaCAAGTGTTCCTGCGCGCACGTCGCACCTCATCGTCGTCATCGGGCTCGTTTGTCAGACGCGGCGGAACACTTCAAAGAGCGAGGCAACGGAGTGCATGCGGTAGAAAAGGTTCAAGGGGATGGCAAAGTTGAGAACGGTAATCCATATGCTGAAGCCGAAGGTCTCCTGTTCCAACCCGTTGTCGTACTGTGGCCGGCAGCCGAAGGCGGGAAGGATCCACagctggaggaagaaaaagaaattgcgttgactgatgaaatattcacTGATTTCACAGCTGTAAACAATACTTAATTATCTTAATAAGGTTTATGAACTGTATTCTGTATTTATGAACTGTATTTTAGATCTCACCCTCTGTGTCCAATCGAATCACTGATCAAAGCCCATAATTTAAACATTGTCAATGTTTTGGTCCCAAAAAAGTGAATCCAACAAAAATGTGGCCGAGCCCAAGTTCTCCTACTAAAGGAATCATGAGTGCATCACACAACATTCAGCCTCCTTTTAGCTCTGTTTTGATGAGCTAGATGAgctcatattaatattaacatcACTACACGAGACGTATCCTGAATACAGGAGCCTTCAGTGGAATGATCGCTActccaacaccagcaacaacttcCCAatctgcaaagaaacctaaacaTGGGAACAACCTAGAAGAGCATCAGACCGTAGACTATCAGTGCTAATATCAGCAGAGAGATCGCCTCAGCTCATCTGTTTGTGCTCATAATGAGAGAAATCTGGATTCTTCACGTAAActtgaaatcaaatcaattccAATTCATGGACATTGAATTATATGCTGCTGCACAAAGACCTGGGTTTGCGTCCGGGGTTTTTCTCTAGTTTTATctagaggataaagcagtagacaatgaatggatgaatgaatgaatgaatgacacactCACCGAAATATTACACATTATCAGGAAGACAGAAAGGTTCTTCAGGATTTGCCTCTTTATATTCGGAGGCTCCACCACTTTGTTTCCCACAGGCAGCGGCACCTCTGACGGTTTCCTCGGACACCTGTACACCGGACCGCTCTCCTCCTGCTCGTTCTCCATGGTGACACACGCTTTATCCGGAGTCTCGTAAGCTCGGTTGATGATGCCGTTATACGGTGGGGCTGAAGAGGAAGTCACAGAGAAGATCTCTGGAGCGGATTGTAGTTCTGGGTCGTCGCTCTCCACTTCCCCTGGCTGGCGGTAAAGGGACTCGATGACAAAGAGGTTCTGCATGCACTTCTCCACAACAAGGAGCAGAGAGTAGATGCAGTTGGTCCAGCGGTACGGAGGACTGCTGTTGGTACTTAACACAGCCACGATGCTGCACCACGACATGAGCCAGGAGCCAATAGAGGAACCAAAGAGAAGCTCTGTGTCCAGCTGTCGTGACGGGTTCTTGGAGGTGTCCAGCGGTATGTGGTCAACGCGGTATATGAGCAAACCTGAAGCACTGGCACAGCACATGAACAGCAGCAGGACGATGCCATAAATGTAGAACATGGAGATAGCAGACTGGCGCGTCTGAAGGGACTCCACTTGGGTGATGTACACCACCAGGATCCCGATGGTGCTGGCCAGAGCCAGCAGGCCCAGGATGGGACCCACAGACAGGCCCTGGGTTTTGGTAGCAAGCCTTTTCCGATTCGAAGAGAGGTCCATGATCCGTCCGATGTTTTTCCACATGACGAAGAGCATGGCTGAGACAAAGATGTGGTACTCGATGTTGAAGGGATAGAGATAGTAGAGGCTGCTGGAGAACATGGAGCAAGTGCTGGTGGTGCAGTTACACAGAGGCTCGGGGTGACctgcaaaacagcaacaacaacaaatggtAAATGATTTCTATTCATGTCGCACCGCATTAGCTTTTTACAAACAGACAAATCACCCAGGAGAAACTTGAAAACTTTGTCAAACTGAGGTTCTTCAAATTGGGTCTAAATCCACCCTGGGAAAATCTGACAAATTTACTTTTTACTAACAACACTAGTTTCCTCCTCCCGGGATTCAAACTGAGGACCTTctcactgtgaggcaacagtgttagCCACTACCTCACTGTGTGACCAAAGATCATTTCCACCAATAAACAGTGTTGACCAACGTAAATGAATGAAATCCTCTTTGATGCTAAATTATAATTTGTGAaccttcaatttttttttaaaagaagacagtTTCAAAAATGTGGATTAGGTtacattgttgttgtgttatcTTCACAATGTTCTGACTTGTTACAAATCAGTGCGTCCTGATAGCATCATGTTAAAGGGATAaatcagggtttgtttttttttaaatgttggtgtatgaggtattgacacactGATGAGCGCTGAAAtatacacctgcttaagtctgtgacattttaaagcGCCACAGTGTCACTTTTATagatataaatacatttctatcacattcaaaacattcacacaatgctgattcagtctccacacgactctctctacgttgtcactgtttggatcGCTTGTCAGCTGCCAacattcctgcgctgcacacaggaagtgatttgtttgatGTCGCGACAGATCGAAGCAACAGTGaagtgagacagctgcaaacacagaAGCGCCAACCGAAAAGCTTCAAgcaatgaattgaattgaattggtgACTGGATAAATGTTCCTTGTCCCCGTcaacccctgcactgctgctggatacacacaaacgctccctcattCAGGTCTTATCAGATGCAGGACGCAACATACAAATAACGTCACACTGTTTCTGAATAATAACCCAgcagtgcagctttaacaacatgtttgttgctttattttggactggaaactgaagtttgtgtcccTTTGCAATCTGATCGCTGACCacatgtgtcatttttttacttctgtgtttgaaatcctttgttcagatttacttccaAAGGGACACAGACCGACCGGCGGCTCCTGTCTCCCATgagctaaaataaaacaagtttttctACAGACGCAGGTGCAGGGCAATTGAGGTGAGATCAAATGACAAACATATTGTTAAGACTTAAATTGACATAGATTATGGAGGCGAGCCATGCGTCTCCACTGGCAACCATAATGTCAGTGAAACGGAACTTTGTCTTCATACAACCACAAACTTcacaacaaaaaggaaaactgaACTCTCCCTTTAAGCACTAATGACAATGCACTTTttatactcactcactcactcactcacgcactccTTGTAAAGCCCAGCCTAACATCTGATAGCAATGTTGTTGCTTTATAGCCCCACTACCATGGTCCTGCACCCTGTAATTAAAACGAGAACAAGAGTGAGGGTGCAGCCAGCCTCACAGTCAGCCGGATATGAGGAGGAGCAGCTGGACCCCCCAATCCTGGGCTTAGATGTATCAGTTACTGTAATTGCAGCACCCTTGGGAGTAAGCAGCCATGGGGACAAAGCCGACTGAGGTCaagtggggagggggggggggggggagctggtGGTGGTGAAAGCTGGAAGTGTGGGGTGAGGTTTGGGAGGGGGGGGCCTCATCACTAGCAACACTCTGTGTCTCCTGAAACCTAATAGAGAGATGTTCGACACAAACAAGACCCACTGGACCTGCCGGTCTACCCTGGCTTCCCCTCTAAAGccctcctctctttccttcttcttttatcCATTGAAGCGAGAGCTCAAGTGGACGGTTGTACTTTCCTTCCAGGTACAAGGCTGCAATCGACCCGCTGGCCCCTTACCTGTGGTGAGGTTTCCGAAATCCAGGGCGGAAAGTCTCCTCATGTGGTTGTTCAGGAAGTGCTCGGCCTCTGACATCACACCGCTGCACCACAGGAGGAGGTTTGTGAAGACGGCGTGGATGACGCCGAATCtagcagaacaaacacacacacaaaaacaagtttggtGACCAGTCGTCTGTTTGTATGGACATGCATGTATCGAGGCATTAATGGatatgacaaacaaacaaacaaacaaacaaacaaacaaaacccacaccaaagtccatagaaaaaatctgcttttttagCTGAggagggacacaggagctgctggtggacTGCTGCTTCTTACCATAACTTTGTGTCATTTATATGAGCCCAAACAAAACGTTTCTAACACTGATTTCACATAATAACACGTTcaaacagtggatcaacaacaactgttttctctatggacgtCTCTatgggagtgagtggttttcttTGGAAAAGAATGTGcaacagagagcgagagagagagaaacagtagCTTTAAAGATATCAAAGAAGCGGGTGTAGGAATGATCCctttcatttttgttacatCTCAACATCATGTAACGTCACAAACCTCTCGAATGTTTCGTAGCTCTTGATGACGTCCTTGATGTGAAACCAAAGAAAATgcacctgtaaacacacaacaataaaacattcacGTCAAAGTAGAAACCAAACTGtaacttattaaaaaaaaaaacacacat
Coding sequences within:
- the otop1 gene encoding proton channel OTOP1; translated protein: MVEPSGLDIMCLNKYCHSSSSSSSSSEHDKKTFAQIKLNLSGEYPRKNAEILSGQYGTNLLLIGAALMLAIAHHDPFVKEEHLLSLVTCLMILQLLWMMWYILVRDRQKNTRTEKDVHATTCWIRGGLTLLALLSLIMDAFKIGHYVGYHPCVSAVLGVYPVIHATHTIAQVHFLWFHIKDVIKSYETFERFGVIHAVFTNLLLWCSGVMSEAEHFLNNHMRRLSALDFGNLTTGHPEPLCNCTTSTCSMFSSSLYYLYPFNIEYHIFVSAMLFVMWKNIGRIMDLSSNRKRLATKTQGLSVGPILGLLALASTIGILVVYITQVESLQTRQSAISMFYIYGIVLLLFMCCASASGLLIYRVDHIPLDTSKNPSRQLDTELLFGSSIGSWLMSWCSIVAVLSTNSSPPYRWTNCIYSLLLVVEKCMQNLFVIESLYRQPGEVESDDPELQSAPEIFSVTSSSAPPYNGIINRAYETPDKACVTMENEQEESGPVYRCPRKPSEVPLPVGNKVVEPPNIKRQILKNLSVFLIMCNISLWILPAFGCRPQYDNGLEQETFGFSIWITVLNFAIPLNLFYRMHSVASLFEVFRRV